One Dietzia sp. JS16-p6b genomic window carries:
- a CDS encoding ParB/RepB/Spo0J family partition protein: MSQQRRGGLGRGLAALIPTGPDEGPRLGSDAADVILGPRSGGPRTTPPKPRSTGSGPAPSATASPAGSGERPAAQNADDTTVSRETDDLVDPGAVYREIAPSAIEPNPRQPRTHFDEEALAELAHSVKEFGLLQPIVVREIAADRYQLIMGERRWRASQRAELQTVPAIVRQTDDEDLLRDALLENIHRVQLNPLEEAAAYQQLLEEFDVTQAELANRIGRSRPAITNSIRLLQLPTAVQRRVAAGVLSAGHARALLGVEAGVSAQDELAARIVAEGLSVRATEEIVTLLNREGNGPAPTTSPTRQGRRRNPELEAVAGRLSDRFETSVSVTMGRRKGRITIDVGDADDLHRVLTLLEGGSPGPSR; encoded by the coding sequence ATGAGTCAGCAACGGAGGGGCGGGCTCGGTCGTGGGCTGGCGGCGTTGATCCCCACCGGACCGGACGAAGGTCCGCGGTTGGGTAGCGACGCGGCAGACGTGATCCTCGGGCCGCGCAGCGGTGGGCCCAGGACCACTCCCCCGAAACCGCGGTCGACAGGGTCAGGCCCCGCCCCGTCCGCCACGGCATCCCCTGCGGGCTCGGGTGAACGACCGGCCGCCCAGAATGCCGACGACACCACGGTTTCACGTGAAACCGACGACTTGGTGGATCCGGGGGCGGTCTACCGTGAGATCGCCCCCTCCGCGATCGAACCCAACCCCAGACAGCCGCGGACTCACTTCGACGAGGAGGCACTGGCCGAGCTGGCACACTCGGTCAAGGAGTTCGGGCTCCTCCAGCCGATCGTCGTCCGCGAGATCGCGGCCGATCGTTATCAGCTCATCATGGGTGAAAGGCGGTGGAGGGCGAGCCAGCGGGCGGAGCTCCAGACCGTTCCGGCGATCGTCCGGCAGACCGACGACGAAGACCTGCTCCGGGACGCACTTCTGGAGAACATCCATCGGGTCCAGCTCAATCCCCTCGAGGAGGCGGCGGCATATCAGCAACTGCTCGAGGAGTTCGACGTCACCCAGGCCGAACTCGCGAACCGGATCGGTCGATCCCGACCGGCCATCACCAACAGCATTCGCCTCCTTCAGTTGCCGACCGCAGTCCAGCGCAGAGTGGCCGCGGGCGTCTTGTCGGCGGGACATGCGAGGGCACTCCTCGGAGTGGAAGCCGGGGTGTCGGCCCAGGACGAACTCGCAGCGCGGATCGTGGCGGAGGGCTTGTCGGTCCGGGCGACTGAGGAGATCGTCACGCTGCTGAACAGAGAGGGGAACGGCCCCGCCCCGACTACCTCCCCCACTCGTCAGGGCCGACGCCGGAACCCCGAGCTGGAGGCGGTCGCGGGCAGACTGTCCGACCGCTTCGAGACCTCGGTGTCCGTCACGATGGGCCGGCGTAAGGGACGGATCACCATAGATGTGGGGGACGCCGACGATCTCCACCGGGTCCTGACGCTGCTCGAGGGCGGGTCGCCGGGTCCGTCACGATGA
- a CDS encoding ParA family protein — MSEHETPIFAAARQANELLHGDSPPLSRPSHPRIITIANQKGGVGKTTSTVNLAASLALGGLGVLVIDMDPQGNASTALGVDHREGTPSSYELLMWESAVEDLMQRSPHAERLFCIPATIDLAGSEIELVGLEHRERRLAEVLNMDDLVSLGIDYVFLDCPPSLGLLTVNAMVAASEVLIPIQCEYYALEGVGQLLRNVELIQQHLNRELRISTIMLTMYDGRTKLAEQVAGEVRNHFGAAVLRTVIPRSVKVSEAPGYGMTILQYDAGSRGALAYLDAAKELNERSDRVASHGEATRASTGTEGTR, encoded by the coding sequence ATGTCCGAACACGAGACGCCGATCTTCGCCGCCGCGCGGCAGGCGAACGAGCTTCTGCACGGGGACTCTCCCCCGCTGTCCAGGCCATCCCATCCCCGGATCATCACCATCGCCAACCAGAAGGGCGGCGTGGGAAAGACCACCTCGACAGTCAATCTCGCGGCGTCTCTCGCGCTCGGTGGACTCGGGGTCCTGGTGATCGACATGGACCCGCAGGGAAACGCCAGCACCGCACTCGGAGTGGACCACCGGGAGGGGACGCCGTCGAGCTATGAGCTTCTGATGTGGGAGAGCGCTGTGGAGGATCTCATGCAGCGCAGCCCGCACGCTGAGCGGCTGTTCTGTATCCCGGCGACGATCGATCTGGCGGGTTCGGAGATCGAGTTGGTCGGGCTGGAACACCGGGAACGCCGGCTCGCCGAGGTCCTCAACATGGACGACCTGGTGTCCTTGGGTATCGACTACGTCTTCCTCGACTGTCCGCCCTCTCTGGGGCTGCTCACCGTGAACGCCATGGTGGCCGCCAGTGAGGTCCTCATCCCGATCCAGTGCGAGTACTACGCCCTCGAGGGTGTCGGCCAGCTGCTGCGCAACGTGGAACTGATCCAGCAGCACCTCAACCGGGAACTCCGGATCTCCACCATCATGCTGACGATGTATGACGGACGCACCAAGCTCGCCGAACAGGTCGCGGGAGAGGTCAGGAACCATTTCGGCGCCGCCGTCCTGCGGACTGTGATCCCACGCAGCGTCAAGGTGTCTGAGGCGCCCGGGTACGGGATGACGATACTCCAGTACGACGCGGGATCCCGAGGGGCGCTGGCGTACCTGGATGCGGCGAAAGAGCTGAACGAGCGCAGTGATCGGGTGGCGTCACATGGTGAGGCCACCCGGGCATCGACCGGTACGGAGGGCACGCGATGA
- the rsmG gene encoding 16S rRNA (guanine(527)-N(7))-methyltransferase RsmG, with product MTDPPGEVSEDTPPSPVAEDAAGVPEGAESVFGDRLELAEKYVRFLATAGLERGLMGPRERPRLWDRHVLNSAAAAAALADGETVVDIGSGAGLPGIPLALARPDLRVTLVEPLLRRSTFLQEVVDDLGIDVRVVRGRAEEKSVVAEVGGADVVTSRAVAPLAKLAGWSAPLLRSGGRMVALKGASAADEVERDRHALRRLGFDDVEVEIVSAPDAEETRLVIATLTTRVGSRGSRSRVRGSRGGR from the coding sequence GGAAGGGGCGGAGTCGGTCTTCGGTGACCGCCTCGAGCTCGCCGAGAAGTATGTCCGGTTCCTGGCGACCGCGGGCCTGGAGCGAGGATTGATGGGGCCCCGCGAACGCCCACGTCTGTGGGACCGGCACGTCCTCAACAGCGCGGCCGCCGCCGCTGCGCTGGCCGACGGCGAGACAGTGGTGGACATCGGGAGCGGGGCCGGACTTCCTGGTATCCCCCTGGCTCTCGCTCGTCCGGACCTCCGTGTGACCCTGGTCGAACCGCTGCTCCGTCGGTCCACGTTCCTCCAGGAGGTGGTCGACGATCTCGGGATAGACGTCCGGGTCGTCCGGGGACGAGCCGAGGAGAAGTCCGTCGTCGCCGAGGTGGGCGGAGCAGACGTGGTGACCTCCCGCGCCGTGGCCCCGCTGGCCAAGCTCGCCGGGTGGTCTGCGCCGTTGCTCCGATCGGGTGGGAGGATGGTGGCGTTGAAGGGGGCGTCCGCCGCCGACGAGGTGGAGAGGGACCGGCATGCGCTCCGGCGACTCGGGTTCGACGACGTGGAGGTCGAGATCGTATCCGCGCCGGATGCCGAGGAGACGAGGCTGGTCATCGCTACCCTCACGACTAGAGTGGGTAGCCGTGGCAGTCGGTCCCGCGTGCGTGGTTCTCGTGGTGGGCGGTGA